AGTGCCAGCCAGCCACGCAAAgcatcacgacacacacaccaccaaacacaaaacagacagaaTAGCGCACGATGCAGCACAAGATCACACCCATCCCACTGTCCATCAAGCATGATTATTACCCCGCCACAAAACCATTACTGATAAATTCCCCTCTTTGGTGACGATTCAGTGAGAAATGTACAGATTTGTTGATTGCCAGATCCGTTTTGAAGACTTCCCACATTACCATGACAGAGGGGCATGCACAGATAGAACAATTACTCATATATCAATAATTATATAAGCAAGGGGACTTTGCAGTGCATTACCTGATACATTTCCAAGCACCATTTAGAAAACGAGCACATAGACACTGATACCAATAGAAATCAAAAAGTACCTTCGGAGTCATAAGAGGATCACAGGATTTTGTGAGATTGAAGTGGCCATGATTGTAAAAAGCCATTGCAAGGACACCTGACACAGCTGGAAAGAAGTAATCTTGCTACAATAATGAAAATTGATCTGTGGAGAGCATTGTTAAATGGTTTCTGTTTTCACACCAGGAAATACCCTCAAAGCTACACGCAACCCTTCACTATTACAAGGGCTTGATTTATTAAAAGGTGCAAATATACCAGGTAACGCTTAGTAAATCTGTCCCAAATCCGTCTTCAACTGGATATGTAGCAGAGCTAACGTAGCCTTGGAATCCAAACTGAATAACGCTACATTTCACTTCACTGAATTCAGTCTGGATTTTCAGGctagccaaatcaaatcaagtttattttatatagcccttcgtacatcagctaatatctcgaagtgctgtacagaaacccagcctaaaaccccaaacagcaagcaatgcaggtgtagaagcacggtggctaggatagCCAATGGCCATCATGTTAAAAACCATGACCATGGTTGCTATTTGCGCCATGGCTATGTCCACCTTGCCCACTACGGCCTGTTGTCTCGGTCTCTCACCTGTCTCGTTTTGGCTGAGGTCTCAATGAAGGGGATGCCGTAGCTGCGCGCTAAGTCCTGAGCCTGTTTGGTGTCCACCGTCCGGGACGGCAGGTCACACTTGTTCCCCACCAGCACCATGGGCACGTCTTCTGAGTCTTTCACCCGCTTGATCTGCTCTCTGGAGAACAAAAACGACAGGGAAGGCAAGGGTTAAATAACAGTGTAATGCTTTGGTTGTCCAAAGTAAGTAGGGAATTTACTCGTTTTTTGGGGGTTATTGATTTCACACACAATCTGGGTAAAGTTAGTTAAAgagtgggttgtatttacaagtaTAAAGTGATGTTGGCATTGACACATAGTTAAGGGGATACAGTTTGCAGAACCGTGTCTGCTTGGAAACTGCATCACAGATGTTACAACTATAGTCTGGCTTACCGCCATCAGTGCACTTGGCAGCAGTACTTCGGATGTCCTGTATAGCAGCAGAAGTTAGCTCAACCTATATTGGAGGATGTCCTCTACAAGGGAAGAGTCTAGCTCACCTACATTGGAGGATGTCCTCTACAAGGGAAGAGTCTAGCTCACCTACATTGGNTCCTCTACAAGGGAAGAGTCTAGCTCACCTACATTGGAGGATGTCCTCTACAAGGGAAGAGTCTAGCTCACCTACATTGGAGGATGTCCTCTACAGGGGAAGAGTCTAGCTCACCTACATTGGAGGATGTCCTCTACAGGGGAAGAGTCTAGCTCACCTATAGTGGTGGATGTCCTCGAAGGACTTGGTGTTGTTGATGGCGAAGACACAGAGGAAACCCTCCCCTGTCCTCATGTACTGGTCCCTCATGGCGCTGTACTCCTCCTGACCTGCAGTGTCCAGGATGTCCAGCAGACACGTCTCCCCATCAATCACCACCTGCTTCCTGTACGAGtcctgaaggagggagagagaaagagagggatggattgGGTCAGGAGGGGCACCTTACCGGTAATCAAGTAGACTGGAAACTTATGAATGATCACATATTCATAGGTGTCCAGTCTACCTGACTAGGAATCAGAACGTCTAGATCTAACTATATGGTCATAGAATGCTCATCTAATAAAGTTGCAGAGGAAATTCAATAATATTAGAATCAGAGAGAATGGATGGGATGACTAAGAGTGACTATATGTGCACCAAGGGAAAAATGCACTCAATCTTCAAGCAGTCATAAAATTGATAGCTTTCAGAAAGTATAATTGAGTAATAATATCTGACATGTGAAAGTACTAAAGCATTTAATCACATAGCAATCTATCATCAACCAACAAAATTAAACTGACTGAAAGACACCATGTTTATGATATTATAATATTCATACATTCAAATAACAGAAAATGATCAGAAATGATCAAAACCTGTTTGGCATCTTTCATCTTCAACCAGAAAAACCTGCTAGAACTAAATTTCTACACAACTTTATTTCTAAAAGATTTTTGTCTCCCGATTCTCAGGCATGCCTTGCTGAAGTAAGAGACAAGGGTGTACTGAAACTACTTATTACCtcgatggtggggtcatattcaTCCACAAAGTGGTTCTGAATGAGCTGGATGGTGAGAGCGCTCTTGCCCACGCCTCCTGCTCCCACCACCACCAGCTTGTATTCTGTCATCGTTCACCTGTGGGAGAGAAAGCACACAGGAATAAGGTCAGTGAATATATAAAACCTTTTATGAGCTACACACTAACTATCGACAACAATCCTTCAACTGGGATCTCCAAAACCTGGACATTTCTGGAAAAtttctgaaatggtccaacccTACACACACATAGTGAGAATGAAGCTGAGGATATGAAGGATTTCTCCCCCCTTCTCCATAGCCATCTGGTCAAGTTGTATTAATTCCCTTAAACTAAACTTAAGTGCAAATGCAAAATTGTATTTTGTCCCGATTGCATTTCATTTCCACAATGGACCTCCTATGTTCTCCAGAGCTGGAGGGAATGTATACAATAACAGATGTTTACATTCTATCCAATTTCATCCTGCGATTTTACAGAAAACGAGATgagtgtatatattattatattatgccGCACGCCATCGCTCACCCATATAATtatatgttcatattcttattcatccctttacatttgtgtgtacaaggtagttgttgtgaatttgttagattacttgctagatattactgcatagtcggaactagaagcacaagcatttcgctacactcgcattaacatctgctaaccatgtgtatgtgaccaataaaatgtgatattaTACTCTACTATCTTATAACATTCTTAAATGGGATTATCAACAAGGAGAAGATATGGAAATCTATGAAAGAGACTGGAATTCTGGAAAGATAGGGCAGGTTATGTATATCAGGTCTGTTGACTATTATATTACTTTGAATTGGCACAATCAATGTTCTTTCTGATTAAATAATGACTTGTCATCATTATTTAACATTGTTTGAACAGAAGATTGCCGTTTACAATTCCCCCAAATATCATACCCACAAATGTTGCTACTAAATTATCCTCCAACTGAAATGTATCTCTAACTGTAACACAAGTTCAAAAGATAGTTGTGAGTAACAGCTACACAATGGGATCTGTCCTCAGGCAGTAGACACAGATCTATGATGTTACATAATGGTCCCAAAATGGACAAACAACTAGGAAGCACACACTGCTATGCAGACGGTATGTGAACAACAACTGTCCCTACAGTTTCCCTTTTCAAAAACATACCCTGCTAGGTATAATACTGAGGTCAGTTTTCTGAGAATCTTGTATGGTCAATACAAACAAAAAGAAGACCTCACCCATGCCTTCACCCAACTGAGGTATAAATTTACTAACAAAGTTAGTGTTTCCTCACACTTTTCATACACCCCTTGAAATGATCAGCCTGGAGTTCTACACCCATTTATGTACTCCCTCTGAAAATGCATGAAACAAAAGGAgcattataaactggatggttcgagcccagaatgctgattggctgaaatctgtggtatatcagacagtattccatgggtatgacaaaacatttatttttactgctctaattacgttggtaaacagtttataatactaataaggcacctcgggggtttgtggtatatggccaatataccacggctaagagctgcatccaggcactctgcgttgcgcaTAAGAAGTTCCctttgccgtggtatattggccatataccacacaccctctggccttattgcttaagtatagcaCTTATGTCTACTATTTCTATTGAATATGACATTATAGGCCTAATGATCACCGTCATCATCAGGAACTATTGCCTACAGTGTGGATAAGGTAAATACAGATGAATCATGACATTCAGATTCTACCACTGACATAAAATTATTGTACAGTAGGTTTAATAACTTGGCCACAACGCTTGCTCTGTTAGTACAATATTGACACCCCTTTCATATCCTCACATCCTGCAGGAAATCGAAAGCGTGTTCATGATTGGCTAGTCCTGACACCTGTACAGTCAGCTGCCATTACCAGTCATCAACAAGGTTGTAATGTCCAATCAAGCACTCTCGCCGAGTTCTGGTTTCAGATCAATTACAAGTTACAGTACATGGCAATATTGTGGGAAAGTATTGTGAAAGAGTAGACAAATAGTCgcctatataaaaaaaatctaacagtgTCCATTTTATGCAGTTTACTTATTCACAATCTGATGATAGACAAAGTGATCATTTCAAACATTTTCTTTGGCAGTCAACCAATGCCTAATGACAGCAGTAGCTTCCATTGTAAAGTGTAGGCCTACTACTAGTCATTAGTAAAATACTCTAAACGTGAAATGAGAACAAAACACCCGTATCGATGCACCCTCAGGTTGACTTGTAGCCTACAATAACTGGAGTAGGTCCACATGGATAGAGTAGCCTAGATTATGCAGATCCCCACAAGTATTAGTAAACTAGATTAGCCGTGTGCGAATTTATTTAACACTAACGTTATCTGGTGGCACAATGGATTGAACGCTATGTGTAAACCCGGTAGAACCTGCAGCGTTCATGGGCGAGTTGATGAGTTTGAAGCCGCCATAAATACCGCATAGGTCTGCGTTTCAGACATTAGGTTAACAATTGGGCGTAGTTTGCATAAACAACTATACTTTAGATGCAAATGTCCGGCAAATTATGAAATCAATACAGACCCAACATAAAATTAAGTTACCGGCGAAGGTATACAATGTCACCCCTGTATCCATTGTGTAAATTGATACAAATGTAGCGATCTTGTTAAATTGTTTTACCTTTAGCGTATGGAGTTCCGCGTCCGAAGTAGCGACCAAATAACAAGTCAAGCAGATAATCCTCCCTTTTCACACGATCTCTACATTTCCTACTTCACAATGAAACGGKCCCATTTATGTAGATTAAACTTATTTGAAAAAGCCGACGAATGTAAGGAATCAATCAATTGAACTTTACATTTGATCCAGCGTTTGGCCTGCTACTCTCGATTCAACTGAGTTTGGCCTTAGCGCGAAAATGGGCGGATACCGGGTGCAGAGTAGCCTAGTACAGCTCACTTACTTAGAAAGCAGGGGATTTCAACTGGTTTCGGTGTGATATCACTACACTAGTGTCGCAATATAAAGACGCTCTTCCCCGCTGTTCTCCACTCAATGCACTTCTACTTTACCTCAATGTATTGTTCTTGTGGGTGCATGTGTTGGCAGATTGTGTTTTGAAACGTTCTGGAGTCGATATGTTTTTCCAAGAGAGGACTGAAATAGGGCGTATACATATCCGTTCAAATAATTTGGAATTACATAAATAGGCGTATTTAAACAAATTATATCTATAAATCGATCATTATGGCAGTGTTAATTAAATTATTCTACCTAGCATCAATATTTCAAGACCGATCTCTGGGAATAAATGGTCTGCTTCCCAGTGAAGCTGGAACAATAACGGATAGGGGGCGCCTCCACTATATATAGGCTCTAAATATAACTGGAATGTACTGGAGGGACGTCATTCCCAGTCAAGGAAATGATTGGTGATCCCGTGTCAGTTTTTCTCGGATTTCACTGCTATACGACAAACAGAGGCGGTAACCAACTGACATAATTACGCATATGCGTAACATTTAAATTACGCGTGTTCATAAAACTAAAGTGCGCAGCACCTATGCCGTTTTTTAAAAAAGTTGTCAGAAATGCGCAGAATAGCTATGGACAGAACatatagatacagtagatagtggACTCTAGTGCCCCAAATACCATTTTAgtccattgaggactttcaccattttgaagtagtcaactggttgGAACTTCCTGTGGGCTAAGGAACGATCATGTCATTTCATCCAGGTCATCAGgcgggatcagccaatgaattatcctcgtgagcaaacattccaaaacaacaggtggcagtaaatcaccaacctttgcTTTATACATGTTCAAACAATACActccaactcatagaagtagtagaagaaatttgactacttcaaaatcTATAGCAATGGAGCTGCCCATGCTCTCGCTGaagccataatgggacagatacaatgttGCATCCTCTAACTATCTCCATGGGACAGAACCATACCCCCTTTTCTGTGAGAATTCAAACACTATTTATTTATGAAGGTAAAATAGTGCCTTAAGTGTACAAGCATGATTTGCACATGTAACATATGAGTTGCACCTATATAATcagtttttttgttgcaaaaacatatttgcaaacatttaactTCTTTTGAGAATAAATGCAAGAACACTTGCAAACATGTAAGTTCATatgcaaataaattaaataacatTTGCAAGCATGCAACTAAATTTGAAAATGAACGCAACTCATTTACTAAACTTGCGACTGGTGAATATTCTTCTGTGAATTAAAACTACATTAGCCGATGTTGAATCTGTgcccagcttcattaa
This portion of the Salvelinus sp. IW2-2015 linkage group LG4q.1:29, ASM291031v2, whole genome shotgun sequence genome encodes:
- the kras gene encoding GTPase KRas isoform X1 produces the protein MTEYKLVVVGAGGVGKSALTIQLIQNHFVDEYDPTIEDSYRKQVVIDGETCLLDILDTAGQEEYSAMRDQYMRTGEGFLCVFAINNTKSFEDIHHYREQIKRVKDSEDVPMVLVGNKCDLPSRTVDTKQAQDLARSYGIPFIETSAKTRQRVEDAFYSLVREIRLYRLKKLSKEEKTPRCVKLKKCVVM
- the kras gene encoding GTPase KRas isoform X2 — translated: MTEYKLVVVGAGGVGKSALTIQLIQNHFVDEYDPTIEDSYRKQVVIDGETCLLDILDTAGQEEYSAMRDQYMRTGEGFLCVFAINNTKSFEDIHHYREQIKRVKDSEDVPMVLVGNKCDLPSRTVDTKQAQDLARSYGIPFIETSAKTRQGVDDAFYTLVREIRKHKEKMSKEGKKKKKKSKTKCILM